From the Polyangiaceae bacterium genome, one window contains:
- a CDS encoding pyridoxine 5'-phosphate synthase, which produces MIRFHVNVDHVATLRNARGTRYPDPLLAAQLCEHAGADGITCHLREDRRHIRDEDVTRLREGVHTLLNLEMAATRAMTEIAERVRPDVITLVPERREERTTEGGLDILAHRGAIEDVANMCERAGIKLSLFIEADERQIAASRAVGARQVELHTGRYCDAAPGERNEQLVRLRVGARRAHELGLEVAAGHGLSRHNVVDVAHIDHVAELNIGHALVSDAVFVGLEQAVRGFREAINRGLAQRTHPVTDARRR; this is translated from the coding sequence ATGATCCGATTCCACGTGAACGTGGACCACGTCGCGACTCTGCGGAACGCGCGTGGTACCCGCTACCCTGACCCGCTCTTGGCTGCGCAGCTTTGCGAGCACGCCGGCGCGGACGGCATCACCTGTCACTTGCGCGAAGACCGCCGCCACATTCGGGACGAAGATGTCACGCGGCTTCGCGAAGGAGTCCACACGCTGCTGAACCTGGAAATGGCGGCGACGCGAGCGATGACGGAGATCGCCGAGCGAGTGCGTCCCGACGTCATCACTCTGGTCCCCGAGCGCCGTGAGGAGCGCACGACCGAGGGCGGCCTGGACATCCTGGCGCACCGCGGTGCCATCGAAGACGTGGCCAACATGTGCGAGCGCGCCGGCATCAAGCTCAGCTTGTTCATCGAGGCGGACGAGCGGCAGATCGCCGCTAGTCGCGCCGTGGGTGCGCGACAGGTAGAGCTCCACACCGGGCGCTACTGCGATGCTGCCCCCGGTGAACGGAACGAGCAGTTGGTGCGACTGCGTGTCGGGGCGCGTCGAGCCCATGAGCTGGGCCTAGAAGTCGCTGCGGGGCATGGCCTCAGCCGCCACAACGTCGTGGACGTGGCGCACATCGATCACGTGGCCGAGCTGAACATCGGGCACGCGTTGGTCAGCGACGCCGTCTTCGTCGGCTTGGAGCAGGCCGTGCGAGGCTTCCGCGAGGCCATCAATCGCGGCCTCGCGCAGCGCACCCACCCCGTCACCGACGCCCGTCGTCGCTGA
- a CDS encoding holo-ACP synthase has product MVIGLGIDVASIPRIRAALARHGLRFWQRILTPAEQQDLDGIRGDRAVTLAGRFAAKEAFSKALGAPQDVWFQDVEVRRDASGLPRLSWTGAALARAEALGVARALVSITHDADVAAAVVVLEREA; this is encoded by the coding sequence ATGGTGATTGGCCTCGGCATCGACGTGGCCTCGATCCCGAGGATTCGTGCCGCCCTCGCACGCCACGGGCTGCGTTTCTGGCAGCGGATCCTGACGCCCGCAGAGCAACAGGATCTCGATGGGATACGTGGAGATCGTGCCGTCACCCTGGCCGGGCGCTTCGCAGCCAAAGAAGCGTTCAGCAAGGCCCTGGGCGCGCCCCAGGACGTCTGGTTTCAAGACGTGGAAGTGCGGCGCGACGCTTCGGGCTTGCCGCGCTTGTCCTGGACTGGCGCGGCGTTGGCTCGTGCGGAGGCTCTCGGCGTCGCGCGAGCGCTGGTGAGCATCACGCACGATGCGGACGTCGCGGCCGCCGTCGTCGTGTTGGAGCGAGAGGCATGA
- a CDS encoding MXAN_5808 family serine peptidase, with product MRILERVGRALVLLSVFALASYFAINFGTGGLWRGLEAAHAVTAPGQTKAPYDLTQLQAVNETLKTIRDKYVEPSRVSPQQMFLNALNQVQKEVAQVIITHAEKSPTVVVRVETEQQEFRVDNVQGPWDVAARLREVFVFLQKHLKDTEVDLREVEYAACNGILRTLDPHSIFLSPEAYREMNLSTSGHFGGLGIVISIRDQMLTIMRPMPDTPAGRAGLKRLDRITKINNESTLNMPLDDAVKRLRGKPGSKVTIWIHRDGKDGWQGSRPFELTREEIRIRSIDSRALGSGIGYVRIKQFQQSTDDELEAALNELSKNERLKGLVLDLRGNPGGLLDQAAKVADRFLDSGVIVATVGASEGREEKKATRRDTQPNYPIVVLISGSSASASEIVAGALKNLDRSVLVGQTTFGKGSVQLVFPRVTPDGAALKLTIAQYLTPGDVSIQGVGVTPDVQLDPMTADILEMDLFSEESPMKERDLSKSLTGAAKRSSDRPYFKLRYNLPETERAKMRELGGDVEDEFQLDFPVAFARDLAGKLPSGRRPDQLRAVQSFLNRSQDAQITAISADLAKLGIDWSAPGKDAKEGPKAGDFEVKVETDRKGDTVAAGEAMQLKVSVKNNGATPAYQLRALTKSDTGYYDEKELIFGRINPGETKTATVPLGWCDIDGRKPGSTKPLPTDAKRSCKLPMDALDRQDVVKVRFHAEGGEPPSDAELRPTVKSLPRPVFAYSYQISDDRPGNGDGQLARGEGATVYLTVKNVGKGRSYETQANLRNLTGDGLLLRAGRFDISNMKPGEVREVMFTFDVTGAMQENFAKVDISVSDRDLRVVSNEKVSFPITRNGAFINKAEGTVRAQKALPVRSQPLADSRVVGEIPSGTLLARQGTFGPFTKVKLSDTRFGFVDSDRLTDAAGTPAKIKLEPSLSRSPPLLEVLPGLLSTRGDKVRIQGKATDGDRVLDAYAFVGSRKVFYQSNRKGTDPKSLNIDFEVELTPGVNVVTVVARENEDTATRHTLIVRKDGKSGEALTTPKGEDFGADWEFHGGE from the coding sequence ATGCGAATCCTCGAACGAGTCGGGCGAGCGTTGGTGCTGTTGAGCGTGTTCGCGCTCGCCTCGTACTTTGCCATCAACTTTGGCACGGGTGGCTTGTGGCGGGGACTCGAAGCCGCGCACGCCGTGACGGCTCCTGGTCAAACCAAGGCGCCCTACGACCTGACTCAGCTGCAGGCGGTCAACGAGACCCTCAAGACGATTCGCGACAAGTACGTGGAGCCGTCGCGAGTCAGCCCGCAGCAGATGTTCCTCAACGCGCTCAACCAAGTGCAGAAGGAAGTCGCGCAAGTCATCATCACTCACGCCGAGAAGTCGCCGACGGTGGTCGTACGCGTGGAGACCGAGCAGCAGGAGTTCCGCGTGGACAACGTCCAGGGGCCCTGGGACGTGGCTGCGCGACTGCGCGAGGTGTTCGTCTTCCTGCAGAAGCATCTGAAGGACACCGAAGTCGACCTGCGTGAGGTGGAGTACGCCGCCTGCAACGGCATCCTGCGCACCCTCGACCCCCACAGCATCTTCCTGTCTCCCGAAGCGTACCGAGAGATGAACCTCTCCACCTCGGGTCACTTTGGTGGTCTGGGCATCGTGATTTCGATTCGTGACCAGATGCTCACCATCATGCGACCCATGCCGGACACGCCCGCGGGGCGCGCCGGACTCAAGCGCCTGGACCGGATCACCAAGATCAACAACGAGTCCACGCTGAACATGCCGCTGGATGATGCCGTGAAGCGCCTGCGCGGCAAGCCCGGCAGCAAGGTGACAATCTGGATTCACCGTGACGGCAAGGATGGCTGGCAAGGCTCTCGCCCCTTTGAACTCACGCGCGAAGAGATCCGCATTCGCAGCATCGATTCCAGGGCCTTGGGCTCAGGCATCGGCTACGTGCGCATCAAGCAGTTTCAGCAGAGCACCGACGACGAGCTGGAAGCCGCATTGAACGAGCTCAGCAAGAACGAGCGGCTCAAGGGATTGGTGTTGGATCTGCGCGGCAACCCCGGTGGGCTCTTGGATCAGGCAGCCAAGGTCGCGGATCGCTTTCTGGATTCCGGCGTGATTGTGGCCACCGTCGGCGCCAGCGAAGGCCGCGAGGAAAAGAAAGCCACCCGCCGTGACACGCAGCCCAACTACCCCATCGTGGTGCTGATCAGTGGCTCCAGCGCCAGCGCCAGCGAGATCGTGGCCGGCGCCCTCAAGAACCTCGATCGCTCCGTGTTGGTGGGGCAGACGACCTTTGGCAAGGGCAGCGTGCAGCTGGTCTTCCCGCGAGTGACCCCCGACGGCGCGGCCTTGAAGCTCACCATCGCGCAGTACCTGACGCCCGGCGACGTTTCGATTCAGGGCGTCGGTGTGACTCCCGACGTGCAACTCGACCCGATGACGGCGGACATCCTCGAGATGGACCTCTTCAGCGAAGAGAGCCCGATGAAGGAGCGAGATCTCTCCAAGTCGCTGACCGGAGCGGCCAAGCGCTCGAGCGACCGCCCCTACTTCAAGCTTCGCTACAACTTGCCCGAGACCGAGCGCGCAAAGATGCGCGAGCTAGGTGGTGATGTCGAAGACGAGTTCCAGCTGGACTTCCCCGTCGCCTTCGCACGGGACTTGGCTGGCAAGCTGCCAAGCGGGCGGCGCCCCGACCAACTGCGGGCAGTGCAGAGTTTCTTGAACCGCAGCCAAGACGCACAGATCACCGCGATCAGCGCGGACCTGGCCAAGCTGGGGATCGACTGGAGCGCCCCGGGCAAGGACGCCAAGGAAGGGCCCAAGGCCGGCGACTTCGAAGTGAAGGTCGAGACCGACCGCAAGGGCGACACGGTGGCCGCGGGCGAGGCGATGCAGCTCAAGGTCAGTGTGAAAAACAACGGCGCCACGCCGGCCTACCAGCTGCGCGCCCTGACCAAGAGCGATACCGGCTACTACGACGAGAAAGAGCTGATCTTCGGCCGCATCAATCCCGGTGAGACGAAGACGGCCACGGTGCCCCTCGGCTGGTGCGACATCGACGGCCGAAAGCCGGGTTCGACGAAGCCCCTGCCCACGGACGCCAAGCGCAGCTGCAAGCTGCCGATGGACGCCCTGGATCGCCAAGACGTGGTGAAGGTGCGCTTCCACGCCGAAGGCGGCGAGCCCCCGTCCGACGCGGAGCTTCGACCCACGGTGAAGAGCCTGCCGCGTCCCGTCTTCGCCTACAGCTATCAGATCTCCGACGACCGCCCGGGCAACGGTGACGGCCAGCTCGCGCGAGGCGAGGGCGCCACTGTGTACCTGACCGTCAAGAACGTCGGCAAAGGCCGCTCCTACGAGACTCAGGCCAACCTACGCAATCTGACCGGTGATGGCCTCTTGCTCCGCGCTGGCCGCTTCGACATCTCCAACATGAAGCCGGGCGAAGTCCGCGAGGTCATGTTCACCTTCGACGTCACCGGTGCGATGCAGGAGAACTTCGCCAAGGTCGACATCAGCGTTTCGGATCGCGATCTGCGGGTGGTCTCCAACGAGAAGGTCAGCTTTCCCATCACGCGAAACGGCGCTTTCATCAACAAGGCCGAGGGCACCGTGCGCGCGCAAAAGGCTCTGCCCGTGCGCAGCCAGCCCTTGGCGGACTCCCGCGTCGTCGGCGAGATCCCGTCCGGAACGCTGCTGGCGCGTCAGGGCACCTTCGGCCCCTTCACCAAGGTGAAGCTCTCGGATACGCGCTTCGGTTTCGTGGATTCCGACCGCTTGACGGATGCCGCTGGTACACCCGCCAAGATCAAGCTCGAGCCGTCCCTCAGCCGTTCTCCCCCGCTGCTCGAGGTCCTCCCGGGCCTGCTGTCGACGCGGGGCGACAAGGTCCGCATTCAGGGCAAGGCGACGGATGGCGACCGCGTGCTGGATGCCTACGCCTTCGTTGGATCTCGCAAGGTCTTCTACCAATCCAACCGCAAGGGGACGGATCCAAAGAGTCTGAACATCGACTTCGAAGTGGAACTCACCCCTGGCGTGAACGTCGTCACGGTGGTTGCCCGCGAGAACGAAGACACCGCCACGCGGCACACGCTGATCGTGCGCAAGGACGGCAAGAGCGGAGAAGCCCTGACCACACCCAAGGGCGAGGACTTTGGTGCCGACTGGGAATTCCACGGCGGCGAGTAA
- a CDS encoding ABC transporter ATP-binding protein produces the protein MSEPLIRFTNVVKAFGPKVVYRGLNFQIRRGEVMTIVGGSGVGKSVMLKMLIGLLIPDRGSIVFDGKEVVGLSEDKLSHVRRRIAMLFQAGALFDSLTVEDNVAYGLEEHFRYTMSKKDISDRVAWALGLVGLPGIELMWPADLSGGMRKRVALARAIAVHPEVLLYDEPTTGLDPINTARVNHLIMGLQERLNITSVVVTHDMRSAFSISDRIAMVHSGRIIAEGTVEQFQASKDPRVSDFIEGRAPVQESVETLLTSG, from the coding sequence ATGTCGGAGCCCCTCATCCGGTTCACCAACGTGGTCAAGGCCTTCGGCCCGAAGGTCGTCTACCGCGGTTTGAACTTCCAGATCCGTCGTGGGGAAGTGATGACCATCGTCGGCGGCTCCGGGGTGGGCAAGAGCGTCATGCTCAAGATGCTGATCGGCCTGTTGATTCCGGATCGGGGGAGCATCGTCTTCGACGGCAAAGAAGTCGTGGGGCTGAGTGAAGACAAGCTGAGCCACGTGCGTCGCCGCATTGCCATGCTGTTTCAGGCGGGCGCGCTGTTCGACTCGCTGACGGTGGAAGACAACGTGGCCTACGGCCTCGAGGAACACTTCCGCTACACCATGAGCAAGAAGGACATCTCCGACCGCGTCGCGTGGGCCCTCGGGCTAGTCGGGCTGCCCGGTATCGAGCTGATGTGGCCGGCAGATCTGTCCGGCGGGATGCGCAAGCGCGTGGCGCTTGCCCGCGCCATCGCGGTCCACCCCGAGGTGTTGCTCTACGACGAACCGACCACGGGCCTCGACCCAATCAACACGGCGCGGGTGAATCACCTGATCATGGGCCTGCAAGAGCGGCTCAACATCACGAGCGTGGTCGTCACCCACGACATGAGAAGCGCGTTTTCCATCAGTGACCGGATCGCCATGGTGCACTCGGGGCGAATCATCGCCGAAGGCACCGTAGAGCAATTCCAGGCATCGAAGGATCCACGTGTCAGCGACTTCATCGAGGGGCGCGCTCCGGTGCAGGAGAGCGTCGAAACCCTGCTGACCAGCGGCTGA
- a CDS encoding serine/threonine-protein kinase: MTTPEPTSAKGPRAPRAVGRYLLFDEIASGGMATVHLGRLVGPAGFSRTVAIKRLHPQYAKDPDFVAMFLDEARLAARIRHPNVVSTLDIVQEDDELFLVMDYVQGEALSRLIRSVAIRKEQVPPEIAIAICSQLLLGLHAAHEAKDEHGQPLGIVHRDVSPQNVLVGVDGASHVVDFGVAKAAARVHTTQDGAIKGKIAYMAPEQVRQLGVDRRTDVFSASVVTWETLTGKRLFATDDVAATITRVLAERVIPPSTLVPGLPAAVDTVILRGLSRNPDDRYTTAREMARELQASMTPASAIVVGEWVEKIAAQVLQERAQRVSDVESQSTSASIPHAMVTRSDRASVDRVEGSAKTDLSSAVSLSEGRTQQTRRLLVATALAVVLLLVGGVWLLGRSSGSELVAAGSADVPPMKSSAPVPSAIAQPNLVPAVTSAPPPVPPVASSAAADTPAPAPIRKPAVVAPRPTPKPVAKPAANCNPPYSLNPDGSKRFKPECF, encoded by the coding sequence GTGACAACCCCAGAACCCACTAGCGCAAAGGGCCCGCGCGCGCCGCGCGCGGTGGGGCGGTACCTGCTGTTCGACGAGATCGCCTCGGGTGGGATGGCCACGGTGCATCTCGGTCGCTTGGTGGGGCCGGCAGGCTTTTCCAGAACCGTCGCCATCAAGCGCCTACATCCGCAGTACGCGAAGGACCCAGACTTCGTCGCGATGTTCTTGGACGAGGCACGCCTGGCGGCGCGCATTCGCCACCCCAACGTGGTGTCCACCTTGGACATCGTTCAGGAAGATGACGAGCTGTTCCTGGTCATGGACTACGTACAGGGCGAAGCGCTGTCTCGCTTGATACGTTCGGTTGCCATCCGGAAGGAGCAGGTCCCCCCCGAGATCGCCATCGCGATCTGCAGCCAGCTGCTACTCGGACTGCACGCTGCGCACGAGGCCAAGGACGAGCATGGGCAGCCACTGGGTATCGTGCATCGTGACGTGTCGCCGCAAAACGTTCTGGTTGGCGTCGACGGGGCGAGTCACGTGGTGGACTTTGGCGTCGCCAAGGCTGCGGCCCGCGTGCACACGACTCAGGACGGCGCCATCAAAGGCAAGATCGCCTACATGGCACCCGAGCAGGTGCGTCAGCTCGGGGTCGACCGCCGAACGGATGTGTTCTCGGCGTCGGTCGTGACCTGGGAGACCCTCACGGGTAAGCGCCTGTTTGCTACTGACGATGTCGCCGCCACGATCACGCGTGTGCTGGCGGAACGGGTGATTCCCCCCAGCACGCTCGTGCCCGGGCTGCCCGCAGCCGTCGACACCGTGATCCTTCGGGGCCTCAGTCGCAACCCGGACGACCGCTATACAACTGCCCGAGAGATGGCGCGCGAGCTGCAGGCATCGATGACGCCAGCGAGCGCCATCGTCGTCGGCGAATGGGTCGAGAAGATCGCGGCGCAGGTCCTGCAAGAAAGAGCGCAGCGCGTCTCGGACGTCGAAAGCCAGTCCACGTCCGCAAGCATTCCCCACGCCATGGTGACACGCTCTGACCGCGCCAGTGTCGACCGCGTGGAGGGCAGTGCAAAGACGGACCTGTCGAGTGCAGTGTCCCTTTCCGAGGGCCGCACCCAACAAACGCGCCGGCTACTGGTCGCGACAGCCCTCGCCGTGGTGTTGCTGCTCGTCGGCGGGGTGTGGCTGCTGGGTAGATCCAGCGGGAGCGAACTAGTCGCGGCAGGCTCTGCTGACGTTCCTCCAATGAAGAGCAGCGCTCCCGTGCCATCTGCAATCGCGCAACCAAACCTCGTCCCAGCTGTGACGAGCGCTCCGCCGCCCGTGCCTCCGGTCGCAAGCTCCGCCGCGGCGGATACACCGGCCCCGGCACCCATTCGAAAGCCCGCGGTCGTCGCTCCCAGACCCACGCCCAAGCCGGTCGCAAAGCCCGCTGCCAACTGCAATCCGCCCTATTCTCTGAATCCCGACGGTTCAAAGCGATTCAAACCGGAGTGCTTCTGA
- a CDS encoding MlaD family protein → MASKQDIKVGAFVLLGLVVTGIVVFLIGDERSLFEPKVEFQAVFEDVQGLKTGSTARMGGVDVGSVTGVRYSKDPADLKLYVTISVVRDESRRIREDSVVSIEGKGLLGDKMLVITAGDPSKNPIEAGGTIPSKASSNLEAAMAKLSGIGDKAEKIVDNLERTTSALADDQFTKDLKGTVHSLNNILQSVDKGDGYASKILNDPAEAQKLSRALTNLEQTSSQLNRTLSGVNSIVRRVETGPGLVHEVVYGEQSAKSVAQFGSAAEELALTLKGVRQGNGIARSVIYGDDQTQQIMGNLNAMSKDLRQIVADVRRGKGTVGALLVDPSVYEDLKVVLGNVERNKTLRALVRYSIKQGETAPKVEVADPQPTPSVATSGGASAGAGGARAPKP, encoded by the coding sequence ATGGCGTCCAAGCAAGACATCAAAGTCGGGGCATTCGTCTTACTGGGCCTCGTGGTGACGGGAATCGTCGTCTTCCTGATCGGCGACGAACGCTCATTGTTCGAGCCCAAGGTGGAGTTTCAGGCCGTCTTCGAGGACGTGCAGGGCTTGAAGACCGGTTCGACCGCGCGCATGGGTGGCGTGGACGTTGGAAGCGTGACGGGGGTTCGCTATTCGAAGGACCCCGCGGACCTCAAGCTCTACGTGACGATCAGCGTGGTGCGAGACGAGTCGCGGCGGATTCGCGAAGACAGCGTGGTCAGCATCGAGGGCAAGGGCCTGTTGGGCGACAAGATGCTCGTCATCACCGCGGGGGATCCGAGCAAGAATCCGATCGAGGCCGGGGGCACGATCCCCTCGAAGGCGTCCAGCAACCTGGAAGCCGCCATGGCCAAGCTCAGCGGCATCGGGGACAAGGCCGAGAAGATCGTCGACAACTTGGAGCGGACCACGTCTGCCCTTGCCGACGATCAATTCACCAAGGACCTGAAGGGGACGGTCCACTCCCTGAACAACATCCTGCAGTCCGTGGACAAGGGAGACGGCTACGCCTCCAAGATCCTCAACGACCCCGCTGAAGCGCAGAAGCTCTCCCGTGCCCTGACCAATCTGGAGCAGACGTCGTCCCAGCTCAATCGCACCCTATCCGGTGTCAATTCCATCGTGCGACGGGTGGAGACGGGGCCTGGCCTGGTCCACGAGGTCGTGTATGGCGAGCAGTCCGCGAAGAGCGTGGCCCAGTTCGGCTCTGCCGCGGAGGAGCTGGCGCTCACTCTGAAGGGGGTACGCCAGGGCAACGGCATCGCGCGGAGCGTCATCTACGGCGACGACCAGACGCAGCAGATCATGGGCAACCTCAACGCCATGAGCAAAGACTTGCGCCAGATCGTGGCGGACGTTCGTCGGGGCAAGGGCACGGTGGGCGCCCTACTCGTGGATCCCTCGGTCTACGAGGATCTAAAAGTGGTCCTCGGCAACGTGGAGCGGAACAAAACGCTTCGCGCGTTGGTTCGCTATTCGATCAAGCAAGGTGAGACCGCTCCCAAGGTGGAGGTGGCCGACCCGCAGCCGACGCCCAGCGTCGCTACTTCGGGTGGTGCGTCCGCGGGGGCCGGTGGTGCACGCGCGCCCAAGCCGTGA
- the recJ gene encoding single-stranded-DNA-specific exonuclease RecJ, whose protein sequence is MSALPRIADGTPDEGRLAGELRGALGLSRTVAAWLARRGFRDHAAARAFLEPRLQDLTDPAAMVDRELAADRIARAVRAGETICVYGDYDCDGITSAAIMTSVIRTLGGKVVPLLASRFEGGYGVSAAAAERIRSSEASLLVTCDCGSSDHAVLAELTGRGVDCVVIDHHLVPDEPLPVLAFLNPNRPDCGFGFKGLASCGLALSVAAALRKCLDKPLDLRLWLDLVAIGTIADVVPLEGDNRALTRAGLGRIARAERPGVRTLLELARFDAARNISAEDVAFRIAPRLNAPGRMGSPDLALQLLLATSHDEARELGERVERVQQERRLVQDRMLAQAIEEIERDGYAERPAIVIGRDDWNHGIVGIVAGRLVGRYGKPCVVIGFEGEHGRGSVRGPPGARLYDALAASKEALLRFGGHQAAAGLEVQASRLAEFREAFAAASARMPSNGSDETNDSRLPLHPEDEPRQVLSDLERLEPCGQSNPAPRIVIDARVLSAREVRGGHLKLELELAPGRRIAGFAPGYSGEAPAAGSATTVYGSLRADTYRGGDAVEIRIDGFDGSARPDVAPA, encoded by the coding sequence ATGAGCGCCCTTCCCCGGATCGCGGACGGCACGCCCGACGAAGGCCGGCTTGCCGGCGAGCTTCGTGGAGCGCTCGGGCTCTCCCGCACGGTCGCGGCGTGGCTCGCGCGACGCGGATTCCGCGATCATGCTGCCGCGCGAGCGTTCCTCGAACCGCGGCTACAAGATCTGACGGATCCCGCGGCCATGGTAGACCGCGAACTCGCTGCCGACCGCATCGCACGTGCCGTGCGCGCGGGCGAGACCATCTGCGTCTACGGCGACTACGACTGCGACGGCATCACCTCGGCAGCGATCATGACCAGCGTGATCCGGACCTTGGGCGGCAAGGTCGTTCCGCTGCTAGCCAGCCGGTTCGAGGGCGGATACGGGGTTTCGGCCGCAGCAGCGGAGCGCATTCGCTCGAGCGAAGCAAGTCTGCTGGTGACTTGTGACTGTGGTTCTTCGGATCACGCCGTCTTGGCGGAGCTGACTGGGCGAGGCGTCGACTGCGTGGTGATCGATCACCACTTGGTGCCCGACGAACCGCTGCCGGTGCTGGCCTTCTTGAACCCGAATCGGCCCGACTGTGGCTTTGGCTTCAAGGGACTGGCCTCTTGCGGGCTGGCCTTGTCCGTGGCCGCCGCGCTGCGCAAGTGCCTGGACAAGCCGCTGGATTTGCGGCTTTGGCTGGACCTGGTGGCCATCGGCACGATCGCCGACGTCGTGCCTCTGGAAGGGGACAACCGCGCGTTGACCCGTGCGGGCCTCGGGCGCATTGCCCGCGCGGAGCGACCGGGCGTGCGCACGCTGCTCGAGCTTGCGCGCTTCGACGCCGCCCGAAACATCAGCGCCGAGGACGTGGCCTTCCGCATTGCGCCCCGGCTCAACGCGCCGGGGCGAATGGGTTCGCCTGATCTGGCTCTGCAACTACTGCTGGCGACAAGCCATGACGAAGCGCGCGAACTCGGTGAGCGCGTGGAACGGGTTCAGCAGGAACGACGACTCGTGCAGGACCGGATGCTGGCGCAAGCCATCGAGGAGATCGAGCGGGACGGATACGCCGAGCGTCCCGCGATCGTGATCGGCCGAGACGACTGGAATCACGGCATCGTCGGCATCGTTGCGGGTCGTCTGGTGGGCCGCTACGGCAAGCCGTGTGTCGTGATCGGATTCGAAGGAGAGCACGGTCGTGGTTCGGTCCGCGGTCCGCCGGGTGCTCGCTTGTATGACGCGCTTGCTGCATCCAAGGAAGCCCTGCTGCGCTTCGGAGGTCATCAGGCGGCGGCGGGGCTGGAAGTCCAGGCAAGCCGCCTGGCAGAGTTCCGCGAGGCCTTCGCCGCGGCCAGCGCACGCATGCCTTCGAACGGCAGTGACGAGACGAATGACAGTCGGCTGCCGCTTCATCCCGAGGATGAACCGCGCCAGGTGCTGTCGGATCTGGAGCGCCTGGAACCCTGCGGGCAGAGCAATCCTGCGCCGCGAATCGTGATCGACGCGCGCGTGCTGTCCGCACGGGAAGTCAGAGGTGGGCATCTCAAGCTCGAGCTCGAGCTCGCGCCTGGACGACGCATTGCGGGATTCGCGCCCGGTTACTCGGGTGAAGCGCCGGCCGCCGGAAGTGCGACCACCGTCTATGGCAGTCTCCGTGCCGATACCTACCGCGGCGGCGACGCCGTCGAAATTCGCATCGACGGCTTCGACGGGAGCGCCCGACCCGACGTTGCTCCCGCCTAG